TAGACAGTCCTCTTGTTCAATCTTTGATGAGCAATCCAGAGGTCATCAGAAGTTTATTTCAAGCGAATCCTCAAATGCGTGATTTGATTGAAGTAAGTAAAGGGCAGTAGTCTTAAAATACTAATTTTCTACTTCTTAACGTTCATTCAGTTGAACTAATACTACCGTCATTATTTTTAGCGCAATCCTGAGTTAGGACATATGCTTAACAATCCAGATCTTCTTCGACAGTCCATGGAGATAGCCCGCAATCCGGCTATGATGCAGGAGATGGTTCGTAACTATGACCGAGCGATTTCCAATCTGGAATCGGTACCCGGAGGAATGAATCATTTGCAACGGATATTTCGGGATATCCAAGAACCAATAATGGATGCAGCCTCAAGCATTGGCTCCAGCTTAAGCGGTAATCAGTCAAATGGCAATTCGGAGCAAAATCCCTTCGCAAATTTAGCAGGTATGTATCCATTCGCATAGCTGTATGTTTTTATCTGTAAGTCAGTTGATCGCTCGATCGAAATTTCATAATTTAGTTAATAAACAACTGGTATCTTTCTGTTATGTTTCGTTAAATGACTAGTTAGGAActctttatatttcaaatattttcctGGATTATTTAGGTGGTGTGCGACAAGGTGCTCCTGCCACTGAACCTATGCCGAATCCTTGGGCTCCAGCTACAAACAACTCATCTACAAATAACAATACTACAACAGCACCTAGTTCGGCGAATTCAAATCGCAACAGTGATTTTGTGCAAACTATGCTAAACCAACTATCTTCTAGTCCCGAGTTGGTATCGAATGCTTTTCAGGTGGGTGTATATGTAGTAATTGTTATTCAATGGGAATTATATCGTATTTTCGTTAATGTTTGAGGTAAAAGCGCAAGTTTTATTAAGGGAATTAAATGTTTGAGATTCCTGTGGAAACATCATACTTCTACCTTCCATAAGGCTCTCGAGATTAAAACGTATGACCATCGTAAAGTTATCTAAGAAATACAATCGTCTCATCTGCCCCAGTGACCTGGTCTTATTCACCAGTTTCATAACTTCTTTTCAATCTTAACTTACTCACTGTAAAGTTTGATTTGGCTAGTGTACTTTTTTGAGTAATAAAAATTGTTATAATTCCATTATTGGTGAAATCCAGGACTTTACATAAAAGTACATTGACCCATGTCACTATATCACATCATATCGAGGGGAAATTAACAAGAATTTTACCAAACGAAATTAAAATAATGGTCTTATAAATGGTGAGTTAATGGTTGAGACGTCTGTCTTTCAGCCACTAAACTCCAGTTTCGAATCCCTCTTCGCTTACTTCATTTTAGGTAACCGAGTAGTATCAGTAATTCTCTCACTTAAAGTATTGTTCATAATCAAGTAGTTGGTTAATAAGTTAACTTATTTTACTTATCACGGTATAAATGACAGTAACGTTTACTGTTTCGTTTTTTGTCAGTAGACTAAAATCCTAGTGATGAGATCGATGTTCAAGATTAATTAGAATTATAACTTTAACAAGAAATTTTTATCTTTTTACACTAAAATGGTTATAAATGACGTACGTAAAGTgtacaacaaaaataaaatgcaaaataattaattgaaactGATTATGCAAGAAACTATTATTTTAATAACGACTTCGTAAAACTCGATAATGTAATaggaagacgaagattatcagaaccaCTTCATAAACAAAAGTCTTGTAATGTCCTCGAATGCTCAAGATTTTGTAGCCGGTTATTCAGTGAATAATAGTAACTTCCCTGTGTTATTAAACAACGACCATTGAATTATTTGTAATCCTAAAACTGAATAACTTTTTGACGTTTATTGTACTAAGCAGGTCCCATACGTGCAAGCCATGCTTGAAGCAATGAGTGCAAACCCTTCAGTTATGGAAAATCTAATCATGAATAATCCAATGATTTCTAGCGTTAATCCAAATGTACGTGATCAAATGCGACAAATGCTCCCACAATTAGCTAACCAGATCAATCAACCATCATTTATGAACATGTTATCAAATCCTCGTGCTCTCCAAGTAAGACATAgactttattatttaaaataccaATAATCTtgctatttattattataattcaaggaattaataatttattgaaattaaaatatttgtaagTCACTTTTTACGTAAATATATAACTTGCTACTTATGCACAACAGAAGGTAAACTAATAAATTTCAAATCACAGTGACTTTGATTATAAAATATTCCAAGCCTATTAACTACTGATAAGTTATTATGGGCGGCGTCCGAAATCTGATATTGATACACGATATGTTATATACTAACTTCCCACCTGACTACTTGAACGAAAACACAAGAGCGTACGAGAAAGCATATTGAGCTACCCAATAATGtgcacaaatactcatttatatatacatCTCTATCCCCTAGATCAATCCATTTTCTAACCAGTGCTGTGCACTTGTCCTTCAGGTTGCTTTTGTCATCGATTGACTTTCTCGTTTGgccacttctgattggctcaccATATCATTTAGCTAAACTTTTTGAAATAGTCCGAACATGTTTGTACTCTCACTCAGAATTCAATAAATAGCTTATCAATTCtccagataataataatgttggaATACATGTTTACATGtaggtttattgataaatcatTTTAGTCAACTAAGGTTTATTTGCCACTTTCCTCTTATCATGCTTGTATTGAAAAATcattgcttacgcctgttaccccttgtggaggagcataggccgctcaccagcattctccatccaactccgtcctgagcaatcctttccagttaccactcattcatttcatttctgcTTACAATTCCCgacacaatgtgttctttggtcttcctcttttccttttccctTCAGAAATCCTGGGGGGGGGAACATCATTACGGTATTGCACTTACAAATGGATCATTTTCGTATTGTAGCCACCTGAAAAATATTTGACCTAATATGGACAAAACATAGCACTGATATATGCTGGCTAAGTATTTGAAATGTGTTTCGCTAAGTTCTATCAACCTAATTTTTTCCAAACACATGTAAAACCTTTTCTTTAAGACACCCAAAAGTTACTGTACTATGGTTTTTTGATATTGTGTGACGTATTTATAAGTGAAGATACCCTGATAAAGCGGTTGTTTATCTTATCAATTATCTTCCATTATATGTGTATTCCACAATATCTATACCAGTCGGTTGTAATCTCGATATCAGTTGATTTATTCATAAGTTATCCACATGTTTGTACAAATTTTTTGATGATTTGACTTTTTGTCCATTTATCCTTTTTATAATGTTGGGTACATTATGTAGCGTCTGTCTTGTATAGATTCCAATTAATTACAATTGGGGGATTTTATCTCTATCTGCAATATAGTCttataaatatgtatgtatacTTGACCCTTACCATACACATTAAGGTGTCCTTAATAGGGGTACTCTTACATGGTAAacattttctcttcattttatgCTGAATAGGTTAAAGAACTATACATTCCACTCCATCAAAGTGGTAAATTTTATGAACCAGATGTGATATAGACTTGTTTTGTGGGTAAAATGTCCATCTAACTGACTGAAAATGTCTAATAAGTTGAATCAATAACATTGAGCTTACTTACCGTATATCTAGTTATATGGCTTTTCATTTCGGAACATTTCAAAACTGAAATTTAAAGGATGGACTACTCATAATCATGATTTAAAGTAAAAGGATGTTTAACGAATTTAAGTTTACCTAAACTTAATCTAAGTGAAGatgtggataactgtctcacgtCTATAAGCTTTACAGAttactaaatgaataaatatgaaatcaATACCCTTACTACACTCTTTTAAATTATGATCAGCTCTATGTCATATCATCATTTATGTTTTATCACCTACTACTTCATCTTGTAACAATCGAATCAATAGGCAGTTTATAGTTTGATTACTAAACTCAATTCGTACACAAAAATGCTTCCTAATTTTCATGTTTGAAGAATATACACTCAAATACTAACTTCATGCACGAGTAAAATGTAGTCTGAATTAATTATAGATCCTTAACATGTATTCTTACTAAGCATCTGTCTGTTGAATAAATgcaataaaattattacatgtcaTAATTTTAACTCTTAGATTTTTATACTCAATAGTTGAGTTAATAGTCCTAACTGGAAAGGTTAACGTTTTTATTTTGTACCAATTAGGAAATTCTGTAGCATAGATGTTTCCACAGTATACCGAATAACCTAATTtagtatttttatattttattctattgaaTATTCAGATATTACACTTAAATAATCATGTTTTTTTATCCATCTGTCAATTATTGTTTTTCGAATAGTGAAATGGTATGTAGAGGTGTTAATACAGCATAGTTACATTACATACTAATTTAATTACATTGTAAATTTCTGAGGACTAATATAGTTCCCTTTAATATTTATTTCCTCTAATTAACCCATGTGATAAATATAGCCTTCCCTTTTTTTCCTAACATTTTCTGATATCTATTCCATGTGCGGTCCTAAGTGACCCCGAAGTGTAGCTAAGCAACTGGCCAGAACTATTTTTTGatcatgatgaaatatttttggTAAATACACAAACATTTACTAACTGTAACGTTCCTAACCAAATATTAGACTCGTTAAATGGGAAGTGATTCAAGTGTATTAATGTTTCAAGATTTAAAAACCGACGAGTATGCTAATATGCAAAGTCCCATAAGCTAAACTTTGCTTGACACATTTACTAAGTAGCTGTTGACATTTGACTTTATCGATTTTCACGGTTTGCCAACTTCTGTAGCGTACGTTCATTGAAGCGTCTAGGAGTATGAACTGTCAACTGTTGATTAATTGGTTCTGTAAGAATATACTGAGCTTCAATctcattattttttgttacagaTTTGAATCATGTATTTTTGGTTCTAAACATATACAAACTAAATGGATTtttaaactgttttgttttctcCAAAGGCTATGATGCAGATCCAACAAGGACTTCAGACACTGCAACAAGAAGCCCCAGGTGTGTTAACTAGTTTAGGTATGTCTGCACCTCCAACTGGTCCAGGTTCAGTTACATCTGGTACAACCCCAACTTCAGAGACCCCGGCAACAGTTCCAGCTCCTGGAGACAACTCTGACTCCACAACAGCCGATCGTACTAATGATACTACAGCCAATCCACCTAATCAAGCTGAATTGACCACACTATTATCCAGTATGCTGAATATGATGTCTACCACTAATAATGGATTGGGTGCCACAAACAATGCTGTAAGATATACTTTTACAATTTTCAATTCGTTTGAATTCATCCATAAAATTTACCTAGCACTTATTTAACATCTTTTTGACAATTTGctacttttttgttttgtagCCACCTGAACAACGATATCAAGCTGAACTTGAAGTTCTCGCTAATATGGGCTTTGTTAACCGAGAAGCTAATTTGCAAGGTAATTGTAAATTGTTCATTAACAATGTGTAGGTTTATAAAAAAAAGttgtaaatcaatttattttataaggCATAAAAGTTCTGTCTTACTACCCTCTTGGTTAGACATTTATAACCGTTTAATATATTGCGATATGTAAATACTAGATCTTCCTTATCATGGTTTATAATATACGTACATAGTTTCCTTTTTTAGTCTAAAAATTACCCTTGTTACATTTGAGACACTATCTTAGTATTCTGCTCAAAGTCAGTTAAGTAGGCGTTGGTGAGACGGTTAAATCATCAAGCTGCAGGTTCATTAAACTAATCTATAAAAAATTGAGTATCACTATCCAATTATTCTTATAAATCTGCCATTTTCTTTGATTCATGACTCTGTTACCCTTTGTCGGTCGATCAAGTTGATTTATATGCATATGCATTTTTGTGTGCTTCACTTTTTTTTCTACTAATTTATTACAGAATACTTCGGTCTAGGTAAAAAGATATTTTTTACTGGTTGGTTGAAAGCTATACCATTAATACAGTAATCTTGATCTGTACCCTTTCAAAATATttgttggaaaaccttgattccaaatcagtggtgcacatgggctccaggatcctaaagaaacaaatggcgtatgaacctaatGTTGATCACTAGCTACCATGGAACGGcatctgacgttgctccaccgtCTTGTGAggtagacctttaggtcaaaggctcggggtgtgaccccctaagcagaccacgtgcttcggtttgggtacccgggcagtatcctagccctcacataaatcgaatgatttatgtggcgcatacatatttggtgcctccttttacTAATGTTCATgtgtacaaataaaataaataaataactttgttCGACAtgcataatattattatttcacagtTAGTGTAATTTCCAGTTGGGTAGTTGTTTATCTCATTTACCATAGTTTACAATTAACGTCCTGAAAACATTTAACCGTAAGCATATTTTTAACTAACcaatctatttattattattttttctacaGCATTGATCGCTACATTTGGGGATGTGAACGCAGCTATTGACCGACTCCTTCAATCAAATCAGTCAAGATAATGACCCAGGTTGTTCACCCTAAATATCGACATTATGTAGTACTTATTTCATTTCTAGAGAGGATATGCGCTAATCTTtgcgttttttttaaaaacaaaggaGACTGTCAATATGTATTTTTCATCAGTATATTTTTGCTGTCACAGTTTTCATAAACTGTTGCATTATATGTACTTGTGTGCTGCTATTCAACAGTTTTGCTTTTTAGACTTGTCAAAAGccttttcattattgttttgtttttattcgcTTCTTATTAGAACAGTTCGTATATGTGTTCTGCAtactttttcattaattttcataaaGTATCACACAAACTGCGCACATCACAGTAATCAAATCCTCTTCtacattttattgtttgtttgtgttttttCTCTCCCCCTCTCTTTTTTGTTATACCCTCCATTTCTCTTTTCCTTGAGTTGTCTGTCCAATATGTTTCTTTTTGTGTTTTTtcttaaagaaaaaaagacaatatgcaattgtatttgtttctctttttctttttttccttttgatTTAATGTGTGTACTAGCTCTGTATTTTGACATGGTTACGtagagaaagaagaaaaaaagaaagaaaacaagtgggaaatgtttttttctctcaGAAAAAAAGTGTTTATTCTCCCGATGATTCTTGAATATTCTTACATATGGTCAATTGTGTTAACTTCATTTACATATATGTGGACCATTTTagttaaataagaaaaaaaaaagaatgtaatttataatatcaaaaaaatatatgcatatatagacAAACAGTATATAATTCTTTTAAAGTCAAATAAATGGTTGAGTTTGTGTTTAGATATATGTGTGTATGAGGTGTTCTTCATGTTTTGTTTCTCTTCTTTTGATTAGTCAAGGGAGCTtcgtcagttgagatggctgagacaTGTGTTACGTTATACTCAAGCACCGACTGCCTTGATGAGGTGTAGGAATTGGTTGGAAGGAAGCTAGGGacggccagatcaaaacatggcacaaatccatgaactgagccatgttggtaggtgtagaacTGTctgattgggatccgcgagacgatagcgaccgatgattagagaccatgaatgatatggctcaaaatggtgcaggtgcatctactctttatgttctcccaaattctaatcttctgaattcttcatgtcccttgtTCTCTTTTCAGATTTagttcactggattatactccttgactaACATCTTCAAAATCTAATCTTCGCGATTACTGTTTGTActtttattacctctaccactatgggatttgaatggatAATTGTATCTCTCTGGTAATATGGTATGGCAATTCGAACTGATGTATTTGCGTACGAAgtcctacgttgttgctgactgacttgATTAGTCAAGTAATTATGTGTGTATTCATTGTTTTTACATATAGATAGTAGAAAAAGGTTTGTAAACATGAGCACGTTTGTGTTTGTTGTATGAAGTTTTTCTGAACAAAAGTTTCCAGATGGTATTTTTTGACCGGCAGTTCTTTACTGTATAATACCAAAAGTAAATAATTGTAAATGTAGACATATCATTCCCATTTGAATATTATTAACATGAAGTTCAGTGAAGGGATCTCTTATCAaggaatttattatcaagctgtacaaccGTACAAAATTATTAAGTTGGCAATGGATTATAATGTGAATGGAGTACGATAACTACAACATTTTTGTTACAGTAATTAAAGGCAATAAAGAAGGTTAATGAAGTGAAGTTGTATCAggaataattatgaataaaatcgtGGACATATAAGAAATAGTTAAAGAGACAGGAGGATGTTTTCGAATACGAGAAAAATAGACTATATCAAAGATAAGGATAAGACGCATTTCTTCTGTACTCACAGTTCTGGCTTTAGCATGAGTGACAAGAGTTTCTGCTGTTTTAAAGAGTTGCatacgaagaaatctaggtagatttggACGAATTGTATGATCAACCTGTGGATCAGTGTGGTGATTGGGATTGATTGAATGTTAGGGAAATCAATTTGAACTCTGTCTTGGGttctcctttccagttgcttccaagtgctattcattcttttagtGTCTGCTTCACATTCTCGACGCATTGTACTCTTTTGTCTCCGTCTTTCTCATTTCCCTTCGGAATTTCAAGTTAGGGATTGCCTCGTGGTGCAGTCTGATCATTTCCCCAGTGTGTTCTGTCCATTTCCAGTGTCATTTCTTGATTTTCTCTTCAGCTGTAAGCTGATTCTTTCTCTCACACATTAGGTTGTAGCTGATGGTGTCTGGTCAACAGATCTGACGTATCTTGCGTAGgcaattgttcataaatacttgtactattttgatgatTATAGTAGttttccacgtttcagctccgtacaacaggactgttttgacgtttgtattgagaattctaAATTGGGTGTTGTTCGACTAACAATTGTcttaagttccatatgttcttcgatCGTAGGAATTCTACCCTTGCTTTGCTGATAGTAGTGTGGTGCCTCTGTAGTTCTTACAATTGCTGAGATCTTTCTTTAGTATCTTCATGAAATGTCCTCTTTTCTAATCTGTCGGCATTCGCTCTTCCTTCCAAACCTCTCTGAATAGGACGTGGATAATCTTTTGCAGTTGCCTATATGTCTGACCTCGGTGCTTTAGCTGATATGTTATCTGATTTGTTTAACAGCCCTATTGATTTTTTGATCGTTATTAGGATGATAAACTTAGTATTGGTTATGGAAAGATTAGCGAATTAGTTTGGTTCTGTCACTGAGACATGTTTATGAGTGATGCTTATCTGGTTTCGagaattttatattcatttaagtAATACCTCTTTTATCG
This DNA window, taken from Schistosoma haematobium chromosome 7, whole genome shotgun sequence, encodes the following:
- the UBQLN4 gene encoding Ubiquilin-4 (EggNog:ENOG410VAKP~COG:O); translation: MQQAMQAQVMQNPELLRNMLDSPLVQSLMSNPEVIRSLFQANPQMRDLIERNPELGHMLNNPDLLRQSMEIARNPAMMQEMVRNYDRAISNLESVPGGMNHLQRIFRDIQEPIMDAASSIGSSLSGNQSNGNSEQNPFANLAGGVRQGAPATEPMPNPWAPATNNSSTNNNTTTAPSSANSNRNSDFVQTMLNQLSSSPELVSNAFQVPYVQAMLEAMSANPSVMENLIMNNPMISSVNPNVRDQMRQMLPQLANQINQPSFMNMLSNPRALQAMMQIQQGLQTLQQEAPGVLTSLGMSAPPTGPGSVTSGTTPTSETPATVPAPGDNSDSTTADRTNDTTANPPNQAELTTLLSSMLNMMSTTNNGLGATNNAPPEQRYQAELEVLANMGFVNREANLQALIATFGDVNAAIDRLLQSNQSR